A single Bacillus marinisedimentorum DNA region contains:
- a CDS encoding potassium channel family protein — translation MKKEFAVIGLGRFGGSICRALAKEGMEVLAIDIDEDRVNEFANTAAHAVMADTTDEAVLKSLGIRNFEHVIVAIGDNIQSSILTTLILKELGVKHITVKAQNDYHAKVLEKIGADRVVHPERDMGNRIAHNLISNNVLDYLELSDEHSIVELIAGKQLDGRTLIELDIRARYGCNVVALKRGQEIIVSPMANEKIHEGDILIVIGADKDLTRLEKGLADDRM, via the coding sequence ATGAAAAAAGAATTTGCAGTAATAGGCCTTGGCCGTTTTGGCGGCAGTATTTGCCGGGCTCTTGCGAAAGAAGGCATGGAAGTGCTGGCAATCGATATCGATGAGGATCGCGTAAATGAATTCGCTAATACAGCTGCGCATGCAGTCATGGCTGACACGACCGATGAGGCTGTATTGAAGAGCCTCGGTATCCGCAACTTTGAACATGTGATTGTAGCAATCGGAGATAACATCCAGTCAAGTATCCTTACAACACTTATTTTAAAAGAACTGGGTGTCAAACATATTACCGTCAAAGCACAAAATGATTACCATGCAAAAGTTCTCGAAAAAATCGGCGCAGACCGGGTCGTTCATCCGGAAAGGGATATGGGGAACCGGATTGCCCATAATTTGATATCCAACAATGTTTTGGATTATTTGGAGCTTTCGGATGAGCACTCTATCGTTGAATTGATTGCAGGCAAGCAGTTGGACGGGAGGACGCTGATTGAACTTGATATCCGGGCCCGTTACGGCTGTAACGTTGTAGCACTGAAACGTGGACAGGAAATTATTGTGTCTCCAATGGCGAATGAAAAGATCCATGAAGGGGATATTTTGATTGTCATCGGGGCCGATAAGGATCTTACGCGTCTTGAAAAAGGACTTGCTGACGACAGAATGTAA